A part of Candidatus Rokuibacteriota bacterium genomic DNA contains:
- a CDS encoding sigma-70 family RNA polymerase sigma factor — translation MTEKAREDRNLVEGLRRGDASAIEALVDRYAGWIHRLARRLLDDPRDAEEVTQDVLLTVVQKIQTFRGDAALSSWLYRIAANAAYQRLRARRSRAEVSLDAFLPVFDDEGRHVQPVVDWSSQLDDPAVAKESRAAIERSLSRLPEEYRIVILLRDVEGLPNEEVAAALGLSVAAVKSRVHRARLFLRQELAPLFSPAR, via the coding sequence ATGACAGAAAAGGCCCGCGAAGACCGGAACCTAGTGGAGGGACTGCGGCGCGGCGACGCCAGCGCGATCGAGGCGCTCGTCGACCGCTATGCCGGCTGGATCCATCGGCTGGCTCGCCGGTTGCTCGACGACCCCCGGGACGCCGAGGAGGTCACACAAGACGTCCTGCTGACCGTGGTCCAGAAGATCCAGACGTTCAGGGGCGATGCGGCGTTGTCGAGTTGGCTCTACCGAATCGCGGCCAATGCCGCATACCAGCGACTGCGGGCCAGGCGGTCCCGCGCGGAGGTCTCACTGGACGCCTTCCTCCCCGTCTTTGACGACGAGGGCCGGCATGTCCAGCCCGTGGTGGACTGGTCCAGCCAGCTCGATGATCCGGCTGTAGCCAAGGAGAGCCGAGCCGCCATCGAGCGGAGCCTCAGCCGCCTTCCCGAGGAGTATCGCATCGTCATCCTGCTCCGCGACGTTGAAGGGCTCCCCAACGAAGAGGTGGCGGCCGCCCTCGGGCTGAGTGTCGCCGCGGTCAAGTCCAGGGTTCATCGCGCCCGGCTCTTCCTTCGGCAGGAGCTCGCTCCCCTCTTCTCGCCAGCCCGCTGA
- a CDS encoding zf-HC2 domain-containing protein, producing MLMLRCRDIVELLGEYLDGELDLATAEALTAHLADCQECTAFLNTYRGTVRAARQLTESDLPPQLRERLLRFLREQNRS from the coding sequence ATGTTGATGCTTCGGTGCCGGGATATCGTGGAGCTGCTCGGAGAGTACCTGGATGGAGAGCTGGACCTCGCCACCGCCGAGGCGCTCACGGCCCATTTGGCAGACTGCCAGGAGTGTACCGCCTTCCTCAACACCTATCGCGGCACAGTTCGGGCGGCCCGCCAGCTGACAGAAAGTGACCTTCCTCCCCAACTGCGCGAGCGCCTGCTGCGGTTTCTCCGCGAGCAGAACCGGTCCTGA